From Streptomyces sp. TLI_105, the proteins below share one genomic window:
- a CDS encoding IS701 family transposase, producing the protein MGGELADARSGAGELRALHERFVHRFARSEPRESALAYMRGLVAPLERKNGWTLAEEAGHAGPDRIHRLLNRIDWDADEVLDDVREYVVEHLGNPQAVLIVDDTGFLKKGIRSAGVQRQYSGTAGRTENCQVGVFLAYAAGRGRTLIDRRLYLPASWTDDRERCRRAGIGDTVVFETKVAIARAMVRRAIEEKIPFRWVTADAGYGYSKSWRTELERADVFHVMATTRHDTVVTRWAIDHPVHDLFHELPRQKWKRRSCGNGAHGPRVFDWARVEVRPWHREDRRHWVIARRSVSRPQEISYYIAYCPADTTLDQLICVAGARWAVEECFQSAKQECGLDDYQVRRYPGWHRHITLAMAAHACLTALRARELDADKAETDPPASSPSAFPSSDG; encoded by the coding sequence ATGGGTGGGGAACTTGCTGATGCCCGGTCGGGGGCGGGTGAACTGAGGGCTCTGCATGAGCGGTTCGTGCACCGTTTTGCCAGGTCGGAGCCGCGTGAGTCGGCGCTGGCGTATATGCGGGGCCTGGTCGCTCCACTCGAGCGGAAGAACGGCTGGACGCTTGCCGAGGAGGCCGGGCATGCGGGCCCGGACCGGATCCACCGGCTGCTGAACCGGATCGACTGGGACGCGGACGAGGTCCTGGACGATGTCCGCGAGTACGTCGTCGAGCATCTCGGCAACCCGCAGGCGGTGCTGATCGTGGACGACACCGGCTTCCTGAAGAAGGGGATCCGGTCGGCCGGGGTCCAGCGCCAGTACTCCGGAACCGCGGGCCGGACGGAGAACTGCCAGGTCGGCGTGTTCCTCGCCTATGCCGCCGGCCGCGGCCGCACCCTGATCGACCGGCGTCTCTACCTGCCGGCGTCCTGGACCGACGACCGCGAACGCTGCCGGCGGGCCGGCATCGGCGACACGGTCGTTTTCGAGACCAAGGTCGCCATCGCCCGGGCCATGGTCCGCCGGGCGATCGAGGAAAAGATTCCGTTCCGGTGGGTCACCGCGGACGCCGGCTATGGCTATTCCAAGAGCTGGCGGACCGAGCTGGAACGGGCGGACGTCTTCCACGTCATGGCCACCACCCGCCACGACACCGTCGTGACCCGCTGGGCCATCGATCATCCCGTCCACGACCTGTTCCACGAGCTGCCGAGGCAGAAGTGGAAGCGCCGATCCTGCGGGAACGGGGCCCACGGGCCGCGGGTGTTCGACTGGGCCAGGGTCGAGGTCCGGCCCTGGCACCGGGAGGACCGGCGGCACTGGGTGATCGCCCGCCGCAGCGTGAGCCGGCCCCAGGAGATCTCCTACTACATCGCCTACTGCCCCGCCGACACCACACTTGACCAGCTGATCTGTGTCGCCGGGGCCCGGTGGGCGGTCGAGGAGTGCTTCCAGAGCGCGAAGCAGGAATGCGGCCTGGACGACTACCAGGTCCGCCGCTACCCCGGCTGGCACCGCCACATCACCCTGGCCATGGCCGCCCACGCCTGCCTCACCGCCCTGCGGGCCCGCGAACTCGACGCCGACAAAGCAGAAACGGATCCTCCGGCCTCGTCCCCCTCAGCCTTCCCGAGCTCAGACGGCTGA
- a CDS encoding triacylglycerol lipase, producing the protein MSETAEPNVGSFTLADPLLAEPAGTIAVPEHEEWILPNGFAWVFRGEGSNGGLVRPVIMADGFNLGRSKLDVLYHGLENGAFPFVSELRRRGRDVILLGFDERSASILDNAQAAEAAIMRTIAEQHGDARLAVGGFSMGGIVTRYALARLEIQRMDHRTGLYFSYDSPHRGASIPVGVQAFSHFIPFPNDFARQMNSPAARQMLWQHYDKDTGKTGVAPERTEFLAALERLGGWPRIPRLIGVANGRADGIGLPDVKPGEVALRIDGIYPGTTFYTQAQGDDVTAAYLNRRFPKADKTITTDGFPEVDGAPGGTLHTYRILADTMEKLGGTVDLRHEDVCFVPSVSAVSVRDIDKQDDLYANIDQLSPDESELDDFLCSSTTTAHTAVTEELCTWIMDRLPD; encoded by the coding sequence ATGTCCGAGACGGCCGAGCCCAACGTCGGTTCGTTCACTCTCGCCGATCCACTGCTCGCCGAACCCGCCGGGACGATCGCGGTGCCGGAGCACGAGGAATGGATCCTGCCCAACGGCTTCGCCTGGGTCTTCCGCGGTGAGGGCAGCAACGGCGGCCTCGTACGGCCCGTGATCATGGCCGACGGCTTCAACCTCGGCCGGAGCAAGCTCGACGTCCTCTACCACGGGCTGGAGAACGGCGCCTTCCCGTTCGTCAGCGAGCTTCGCCGGCGCGGCAGGGACGTGATCCTGCTGGGCTTCGACGAGCGCAGCGCGTCGATCCTCGACAACGCGCAGGCGGCCGAGGCCGCCATCATGCGGACCATCGCCGAGCAGCACGGCGACGCCCGCCTGGCCGTCGGCGGCTTCAGCATGGGCGGCATCGTCACCCGCTACGCGCTCGCCCGCCTGGAGATCCAGCGCATGGACCACCGGACCGGGCTGTACTTCTCCTACGACAGCCCGCACCGCGGCGCCTCCATTCCGGTCGGCGTGCAGGCGTTCTCCCACTTCATCCCGTTCCCGAACGACTTCGCACGACAGATGAACAGCCCGGCCGCGCGCCAGATGCTGTGGCAGCACTACGACAAGGACACCGGCAAGACCGGCGTCGCCCCGGAGCGCACGGAGTTCCTGGCCGCCCTGGAGCGGCTCGGCGGGTGGCCGCGGATCCCGCGGCTGATCGGTGTGGCGAACGGCCGCGCCGACGGCATCGGTCTGCCGGACGTGAAGCCCGGTGAGGTCGCGCTGCGGATCGACGGGATCTACCCGGGCACCACCTTCTACACCCAGGCCCAGGGCGACGACGTGACGGCCGCCTACCTCAACCGCCGGTTCCCCAAGGCCGACAAGACCATCACGACCGACGGCTTCCCGGAAGTGGACGGCGCGCCCGGCGGAACCCTGCACACCTACAGGATCCTCGCCGACACGATGGAGAAGCTCGGCGGCACGGTGGACCTGCGGCACGAGGACGTGTGCTTCGTCCCCTCGGTCAGCGCGGTCTCGGTCCGCGACATCGACAAGCAGGACGACCTGTACGCGAACATCGACCAACTGAGCCCGGACGAGAGCGAACTGGACGACTTCCTCTGCTCGTCCACCACCACCGCGCACACGGCCGTCACCGAGGAGCTGTGCACCTGGAT
- a CDS encoding DUF5994 family protein, with protein sequence MTDAGISPHGPTPPRLLPDEVHRSVGPGTALLRLETTGSRQSILDGAWWPRSRDVEQEVPPLVTALIEHLGPVTRVGLDASAWNGIPARLIVDGRVVHLDSFPVGDDTVLITRGDNDHFALMVVPPNTTPEAARTAMARAVRADNVTQATEILLAELPHPAGP encoded by the coding sequence ATGACCGACGCAGGCATTTCCCCTCACGGCCCCACACCTCCGCGCCTCCTGCCGGACGAGGTCCACCGGTCCGTCGGCCCCGGCACCGCCCTGCTCCGACTGGAGACCACGGGGTCCCGGCAGAGCATCCTCGACGGCGCGTGGTGGCCACGCTCGCGTGACGTCGAGCAGGAGGTCCCGCCGCTGGTCACCGCCCTGATCGAGCACCTCGGCCCCGTCACCCGGGTCGGCCTGGATGCCTCCGCCTGGAACGGCATTCCGGCCCGCCTCATCGTCGACGGCCGGGTCGTACACCTCGACTCCTTCCCCGTCGGCGACGACACCGTCCTGATCACCCGGGGCGACAACGACCACTTCGCCCTCATGGTCGTCCCGCCGAACACGACGCCCGAGGCCGCCCGCACGGCCATGGCCCGCGCGGTCCGCGCCGACAACGTCACCCAGGCCACCGAGATCCTCCTCGCCGAACTCCCCCATCCCGCGGGCCCGTAG
- a CDS encoding IS5 family transposase (programmed frameshift): protein MVRRHELSDAEWAVLSRFLPSSGTAGRPRTDDRLVLNGIVWKLRTGSAWRDVPERYGSWQTLYTRFRRWALDGTFSRVLRQVQAEKDTAGDLDWLVSVDSTIVRAHQHATGGKRGHENGDEAGDHALGRSRGGLSTKLHLACDGRGRPLGFVLSGGNANDCTRFEAVLESIRVPRNGPGRPRTRPDHVIADKGYSSRKIRRYLRRRGITHTIPERVDQALGRLNRGSHGGRPPAFDRRIYRLRNVVERCFNRLKQWRGLATRYDKTRESYQAAVTIASILLWI from the exons ATGGTGCGTCGTCATGAGCTCTCGGATGCCGAGTGGGCTGTGCTGTCACGGTTCCTGCCGAGTTCGGGGACCGCGGGCCGGCCCCGCACGGACGACCGGTTGGTGCTGAACGGGATCGTGTGGAAGCTACGGACCGGCTCGGCCTGGCGGGACGTGCCCGAGCGGTACGGCTCCTGGCAGACCCTGTACACCCGGTTCCGCAGGTGGGCCCTGGACGGCACGTTCTCCCGGGTACTGCGGCAGGTCCAGGCGGAGAAGGACACGGCCGGGGACCTCGACTGGCTGGTCTCGGTCGACTCCACGATCGTGCGGGCCCACCAGCACGCCACCGGCGGCAAAAGGGGGCACGAGA ACGGGGACGAAGCGGGTGATCACGCCCTCGGCCGATCCCGTGGCGGACTGAGCACCAAGCTCCACCTGGCCTGCGACGGGCGAGGGCGCCCGCTCGGCTTCGTCCTCTCGGGCGGCAACGCGAACGACTGCACCCGGTTCGAAGCCGTCCTGGAGTCGATCCGCGTTCCCCGCAACGGGCCGGGCCGTCCGCGCACCCGGCCCGACCACGTCATCGCCGACAAGGGCTACAGCTCCCGGAAGATCCGCCGCTACCTGCGACGACGCGGCATCACCCACACGATCCCCGAACGCGTCGACCAGGCCCTCGGGCGCCTCAACCGGGGCTCGCACGGCGGCCGGCCACCCGCTTTCGACCGGCGGATCTACCGCCTCCGCAACGTAGTCGAACGCTGCTTCAACCGGTTGAAGCAATGGCGCGGCTTGGCCACCCGCTACGACAAAACCCGCGAGTCCTACCAGGCTGCCGTCACCATCGCCTCAATCCTGCTCTGGATCTGA